Proteins encoded within one genomic window of Thermodesulfobacteriota bacterium:
- a CDS encoding protein meaA → MHTEAKVIRKKKQVKDKPWIMRTYAGHTTARSSNELFRKNLSKGQTGLSVAFDLPTQTGYDSDHPLAEGEVGKVGVPICHIEDMETLFEQIPIETMNTSMTINATAAWLLSLYIAIAEKRGLDISSLQGTTQNDILKEYLSRGTYVFPPTPSMRLISDTITFTYEKVPKWNPINICSYHLQEAGATPVQEIAFTLIDAIAVLDKTRESGQIPEERFPDVVGRISFFVNAGIRFVEEICKMLAFTELWDDITLNRYGVKNEKLRRFRYGVQVNSLGLPATQPENNVARIILEMLGVTLSKDARARAIQLPAWNEALGLPRPWDQQWSLRFQQILAFETDLLEYPDIFEGSEVMKNKVNSLKEQSQKEIERVEKMGGALEAIDYMKRALVYSHAERVRAIESGEIRIAGVNCFTETEPSPLVESIDKSIQKVDHVIVKEQIERLRAFREKRNKKDVELALKALKNAATSNNNIMPASINCAHVGVTTGEWTDTLRSVFGEYRAPTGTSIRIREDSEEIRDIRNDANEVRQKLGRPIKLFIGKPGLDGHSNGAEQIAVRARDVGMEVLYQGIRLTPEQIVSTVEQENFDVIGLSILSGSHDTLIPKILTRLKEKDLGDIPIVVGGIIPEDDARYLLKAGIRKVYTPKDFSLNGIMRDIIEIVKGSRQLY, encoded by the coding sequence ATGCATACAGAAGCAAAAGTAATTCGCAAAAAAAAACAAGTAAAAGACAAACCATGGATTATGAGGACATACGCCGGACACACAACGGCAAGATCCTCGAACGAGTTATTTAGAAAGAACCTCTCAAAGGGCCAGACTGGCCTCAGCGTTGCATTCGACCTTCCCACCCAGACTGGATATGACTCCGACCATCCACTAGCTGAAGGAGAAGTCGGAAAAGTAGGGGTTCCAATCTGCCATATAGAAGATATGGAAACCCTATTTGAACAGATCCCGATAGAAACTATGAATACCTCTATGACGATTAATGCGACCGCGGCTTGGCTCCTCTCTCTATATATTGCCATTGCCGAAAAACGTGGGCTGGACATATCATCGCTTCAGGGAACTACTCAGAATGATATATTAAAAGAATATCTCTCTCGTGGCACATATGTGTTTCCACCAACCCCCTCTATGCGGCTAATCTCTGACACGATTACCTTTACATACGAGAAAGTGCCCAAATGGAATCCCATAAACATTTGTAGCTACCACCTACAGGAGGCCGGAGCGACCCCAGTGCAGGAGATAGCCTTTACCCTTATCGACGCAATTGCGGTGCTGGATAAAACCCGCGAAAGTGGACAGATCCCCGAAGAAAGATTCCCAGATGTTGTAGGGCGCATTTCTTTCTTTGTAAATGCCGGGATCAGATTCGTCGAAGAGATCTGCAAAATGTTGGCTTTCACCGAGTTGTGGGACGATATCACGCTTAATCGCTACGGTGTCAAAAACGAGAAACTCAGACGATTTAGATATGGTGTTCAGGTAAATTCATTGGGCCTTCCCGCTACTCAACCGGAGAATAATGTAGCAAGGATAATACTCGAGATGCTTGGCGTAACATTGAGCAAGGATGCTCGAGCCAGGGCTATACAGCTTCCTGCGTGGAACGAGGCACTTGGACTTCCACGCCCATGGGATCAGCAATGGTCACTTAGATTTCAACAGATTTTAGCCTTTGAAACTGACTTGCTCGAATATCCTGACATTTTTGAAGGCTCAGAGGTCATGAAAAACAAGGTCAATTCACTGAAAGAACAATCCCAAAAAGAGATAGAAAGGGTAGAGAAAATGGGGGGCGCACTCGAAGCTATTGATTATATGAAAAGGGCCCTGGTTTATTCACATGCTGAACGCGTTCGCGCAATTGAGTCTGGAGAAATAAGAATAGCCGGCGTTAATTGCTTTACAGAAACGGAGCCATCACCTCTCGTGGAGTCAATCGATAAATCGATACAGAAAGTAGACCATGTCATTGTGAAAGAACAGATAGAAAGGCTCCGTGCCTTCAGAGAAAAAAGAAACAAGAAGGATGTCGAACTAGCACTTAAAGCCCTCAAGAATGCAGCCACAAGCAATAATAACATAATGCCCGCATCGATCAATTGCGCCCACGTCGGAGTCACAACCGGAGAGTGGACAGACACTCTCAGGTCTGTATTCGGTGAATACAGGGCACCGACAGGAACATCCATCAGGATTCGAGAAGATTCTGAAGAAATCAGAGATATTAGAAATGATGCAAACGAAGTACGGCAGAAATTAGGAAGGCCAATTAAACTCTTTATCGGTAAACCAGGCTTAGACGGTCATTCAAACGGTGCCGAACAGATTGCCGTCCGAGCTCGGGACGTCGGGATGGAAGTTCTCTACCAGGGCATAAGGCTAACGCCCGAACAGATTGTAAGCACTGTTGAGCAAGAAAATTTCGATGTTATCGGACTGAGCATACTTTCAGGTTCGCATGACACATTGATTCCAAAAATCCTAACTAGACTGAAAGAAAAGGATCTCGGAGACATCCCAATTGTCGTGGGAGGCATCATTCCTGAAGATGACGCTAGATACCTGCTAAAAGCAGGTATAAGAAAGGTTTATACTCCAAAAGACTTTTCACTTAATGGAATAATGAGGGATATAATTGAAATCGTAAAAGGATCAAGACAGCTCTATTAG
- a CDS encoding TIGR00725 family protein: MKTIIGIIGVSQASDEECSAAQEVGVEIAKRDGILVCGGVGGVMEAACRGAKSEHGLTVGIIPGFSRHEANPYIDIPIVTGMSHARNIIVVRTSNAIIAIGGSYGTLSEIAFALKIGIPIIGIKTWDVSSEIKKVSNPKEAVDMAFDLARTWE, from the coding sequence ATGAAAACTATAATAGGTATCATTGGAGTATCTCAAGCATCAGATGAAGAGTGCAGCGCCGCTCAGGAAGTAGGAGTAGAAATAGCAAAAAGAGACGGAATACTCGTGTGTGGTGGCGTAGGTGGAGTCATGGAAGCCGCTTGCAGAGGCGCAAAATCAGAGCATGGGCTGACCGTAGGGATCATTCCCGGGTTTAGTAGACACGAAGCTAATCCATACATTGATATACCAATTGTCACGGGGATGAGTCATGCAAGAAACATTATTGTTGTTCGCACAAGTAATGCTATAATAGCAATAGGTGGAAGTTACGGAACACTTTCGGAAATAGCTTTTGCATTGAAGATAGGAATTCCTATAATAGGAATTAAAACCTGGGATGTATCATCAGAGATCAAAAAAGTCTCAAATCCCAAAGAAGCCGTGGATATGGCTTTTGATCTTGCTCGCACTTGGGAGTAA
- a CDS encoding peptidoglycan DD-metalloendopeptidase family protein — MILLALGSNEACTGHPKASVPAPISIQQCVKGNHLFAEAKKIHYVRKQETLFQISNIYGIPVEIIAIANGIKDPSQISVGQAIVIPGNVYSNIIWPVTGNISSYYGKRESRGFHTGIDILASKGTPIRAVADGLVIASGKGLDGFSKYGRIVILDHGNGVRTIYAHNKRNDVRSGSCIRKGDVIGEVGNSGNATGPHLHFEIRQYGNPLNPIIYLP; from the coding sequence TTGATCTTGCTCGCACTTGGGAGTAACGAAGCTTGTACCGGACATCCTAAAGCCTCAGTTCCTGCTCCGATCAGCATTCAGCAATGTGTCAAGGGAAACCACCTGTTTGCAGAAGCGAAAAAAATTCACTACGTTAGAAAGCAAGAAACCCTTTTTCAGATATCAAACATATACGGAATACCTGTTGAAATAATAGCAATCGCAAATGGTATTAAAGACCCGTCCCAGATATCTGTAGGTCAGGCAATTGTTATTCCCGGAAATGTTTATTCAAATATAATATGGCCAGTCACAGGCAATATTTCCTCTTATTATGGTAAAAGGGAAAGTCGCGGGTTTCATACAGGAATCGACATTCTCGCGTCCAAAGGAACACCCATAAGGGCGGTAGCAGATGGATTGGTAATTGCAAGCGGAAAAGGACTTGACGGATTCTCTAAATATGGAAGGATTGTAATCCTCGATCATGGAAACGGCGTAAGAACAATATACGCCCACAATAAAAGGAATGATGTAAGGTCTGGCTCGTGCATAAGAAAAGGTGATGTAATTGGTGAAGTGGGGAACAGTGGAAACGCAACGGGTCCTCATTTACACTTCGAGATACGACAATACGGAAACCCACTTAACCCAATAATCTATCTGCCATAA
- the apt gene encoding adenine phosphoribosyltransferase yields the protein MEDLKQYIRNVQDYPKEGIIFHDITPLLQNPKAFGQAIDTMAEALIDKKVEYLIGVEARGFIFASALAYKLGIGLVIVRKLGKLPFQTINASYDLEYGKDILEVHRDAISGGSRVVLVDDLLATGGTSAAVGELVKKLGGEIVGYSFLVELTDLNGRRKLKPQPVWSVLQFQA from the coding sequence TTGGAAGATCTAAAACAATATATCAGAAATGTCCAGGATTATCCGAAGGAGGGCATTATATTTCACGATATAACTCCGCTCCTCCAGAATCCAAAAGCCTTTGGTCAGGCAATAGACACCATGGCTGAAGCACTAATTGATAAAAAAGTTGAATACCTAATCGGTGTCGAAGCGAGGGGTTTTATATTCGCTTCCGCTCTTGCGTATAAACTCGGAATCGGTCTGGTTATTGTCAGGAAGCTCGGCAAACTCCCATTTCAGACCATTAATGCTTCCTACGATCTCGAATACGGAAAGGACATTCTGGAAGTACATAGGGATGCAATATCTGGTGGCAGTAGGGTAGTGCTGGTTGATGATCTCCTGGCTACTGGGGGCACCTCAGCCGCCGTGGGAGAACTAGTAAAAAAGCTCGGCGGTGAAATAGTGGGATATTCATTTCTGGTGGAACTTACAGATCTCAATGGCAGACGAAAACTAAAGCCACAACCCGTATGGTCCGTTCTGCAATTCCAGGCATGA